One stretch of Eubacteriales bacterium DNA includes these proteins:
- the prmA gene encoding 50S ribosomal protein L11 methyltransferase, producing the protein MDYIEVLIKTTFQAEDAVSEVLLEAGAAGVVIRDNTDPKIDDDCIALDEKKDLKDGESLVSAYFADDEKILDVMSFIRNRLDEIRESVFEFDLGSLNVNTSKVNDLDWANSWKKYFKPFSVEGDIFVKPTWADFDAPAGSIVLNIDPGMAFGTGTHETTKLCIKALKKHVKKGDTVADIGCGSGILAIAAANFGAKDIYALDRDTASIDAAKKNIEINGFDSSIKVIKSDLLKNTPSFKADVIVANIIADIIIKLNKTIKPFLKEDGTYIVSGIIADRMDEVITSLNENGFDILDTDEMGEWRVITAKRKDNA; encoded by the coding sequence TTGGATTATATAGAGGTTTTAATAAAAACCACTTTTCAGGCTGAAGACGCAGTATCCGAGGTATTGCTTGAAGCCGGCGCTGCAGGTGTCGTGATTAGAGATAATACCGACCCGAAGATAGATGACGATTGCATTGCCTTGGATGAAAAGAAAGATTTAAAAGACGGTGAGAGTTTAGTCAGCGCCTATTTTGCAGACGATGAAAAGATTTTAGACGTTATGAGTTTTATTAGAAACCGTTTGGATGAGATACGTGAAAGCGTCTTTGAGTTTGATTTAGGCAGCCTCAATGTTAATACTTCAAAAGTAAACGATTTAGACTGGGCAAATAGCTGGAAAAAATATTTTAAGCCTTTTAGCGTTGAAGGCGATATATTTGTAAAACCCACCTGGGCAGATTTTGATGCACCTGCCGGGAGTATAGTTTTAAATATAGACCCCGGGATGGCATTCGGTACAGGTACGCATGAGACCACTAAACTTTGTATAAAAGCGCTTAAAAAGCATGTTAAAAAAGGTGATACAGTGGCCGACATCGGCTGTGGGTCTGGTATTTTGGCTATTGCTGCTGCAAATTTCGGCGCGAAAGATATTTACGCTCTGGACAGGGATACGGCAAGTATAGACGCCGCTAAAAAAAACATTGAGATAAATGGTTTTGACAGTAGCATAAAGGTTATAAAATCAGATCTATTAAAGAATACGCCTAGCTTTAAGGCAGACGTAATAGTAGCTAATATAATTGCGGATATAATTATTAAGTTAAATAAAACAATAAAACCGTTTTTAAAAGAAGACGGAACTTATATAGTATCAGGCATAATCGCTGACCGGATGGATGAGGTAATTACTTCTCTTAATGAAAATGGATTTGATATACTAGATACTGACGAGATGGGAGAATGGCGAGTTATAACCGCAAAGAGAAAAGACAATGCATAG
- the mtaB gene encoding tRNA (N(6)-L-threonylcarbamoyladenosine(37)-C(2))-methylthiotransferase MtaB, giving the protein MKARIITLGCKVNQYDSEAFFKSLKSEGFELAGKGEEADLYIINTCTVTAEADRKSRQTISRIRREHKGAKIVVAGCMAQRDKDTAMELGADIVVGTNNRKNIIKSIKEASNNIENILEVDDFEEMSALPMERTRGLIKVQEGCNNFCSYCIIPYVRGKSRSRRLESIVNEAKMLRDLGIKEAVITGIHIDSYNRDGKRLADVIEAVADTGIARVRLGSLHPWGINKEEIKRISKLPNLMEQFHLSLQSGSDETLMRMRRKYTALEYKEYTDCLKTYFDMPAITTDVITGFPGESEEEFLKTLDFIKEIGFARVHVFPYSEREGTYAASLEGKVPKNVRALRAAKAISVAKSVSEEFIKGLTGKREQVLIEQGGKGYLRRYILTHINGQENEIIPVVIKGAKDGEALTDRI; this is encoded by the coding sequence ATGAAGGCCCGTATAATTACGCTTGGCTGCAAAGTAAACCAATACGATTCAGAAGCGTTTTTTAAAAGCCTAAAGAGCGAGGGCTTTGAGCTTGCCGGCAAAGGCGAGGAAGCGGACTTATATATAATAAACACCTGCACAGTAACTGCCGAGGCAGACAGAAAATCCCGCCAGACCATTTCGCGCATAAGAAGAGAGCATAAAGGGGCAAAGATCGTGGTAGCCGGGTGTATGGCGCAAAGAGACAAAGATACGGCCATGGAACTGGGTGCGGACATAGTTGTAGGCACTAACAACAGAAAGAACATAATCAAAAGCATAAAAGAGGCTTCAAATAATATAGAGAATATCCTTGAAGTTGATGATTTTGAAGAGATGTCGGCACTGCCGATGGAGCGTACGCGGGGGCTTATAAAGGTACAGGAAGGCTGCAACAACTTCTGCAGCTACTGTATAATACCGTATGTACGAGGGAAATCCCGTTCGAGGAGGCTTGAGTCTATCGTTAACGAGGCTAAGATGCTTAGGGATTTAGGTATAAAGGAAGCAGTCATAACAGGCATACATATAGATTCGTATAACAGGGATGGCAAGCGTTTGGCGGATGTAATTGAAGCGGTAGCGGATACCGGGATTGCCCGTGTGCGCTTAGGGTCGCTCCATCCGTGGGGGATTAATAAAGAGGAAATAAAACGTATTTCTAAGCTGCCTAATTTAATGGAGCAATTTCACTTATCCCTTCAAAGCGGAAGCGACGAGACGCTTATGCGTATGAGAAGAAAATATACGGCTTTAGAATATAAAGAATACACAGATTGTTTAAAAACGTATTTTGATATGCCGGCGATAACGACGGACGTGATCACAGGTTTTCCTGGTGAAAGCGAAGAGGAGTTTTTAAAAACGCTTGATTTCATAAAAGAAATAGGCTTTGCAAGAGTACATGTATTCCCATATTCTGAAAGGGAAGGGACGTATGCAGCCTCGCTTGAGGGCAAGGTCCCCAAAAATGTTCGTGCGCTGCGTGCGGCAAAAGCTATTTCAGTGGCAAAAAGTGTGAGTGAAGAGTTTATAAAAGGCCTTACCGGCAAAAGAGAGCAGGTGCTTATAGAGCAGGGCGGCAAAGGCTATTTAAGAAGGTATATTTTAACTCATATTAACGGGCAGGAAAACGAGATAATCCCTGTCGTTATTAAAGGTGCTAAAGACGGTGAAGCATTAACGGACCGCATATAA
- the rpsU gene encoding 30S ribosomal protein S21, whose amino-acid sequence MPEIRVGENETLENALKRFKRKCAKEGVIAETRKREYYEKPSVKRKKKAEAARKRKH is encoded by the coding sequence ATGCCTGAGATACGCGTAGGAGAAAACGAAACACTTGAAAATGCTCTTAAGAGATTTAAGAGAAAGTGCGCCAAAGAAGGTGTTATAGCCGAAACAAGAAAGCGCGAATACTATGAAAAACCAAGTGTTAAAAGAAAGAAAAAGGCAGAAGCCGCGAGGAAAAGAAAACACTAA
- a CDS encoding PhoH family protein: MEKTNFNTEEIQLTIPLEDMPAALFGAYDENLEEIIRLSKVNVRQTNDGILLAGNKKDVLEAKSAIEYLLKMVKKNHVVDIMAIRYAFSMDKDEKASDDLGEMITDVLAVTYRGRKVRAKTLGQRKYVTSIRKNIVTFAEGPAGTGKTYLAVAAAVVAIKKKEVERIVLTRPAVEAGEKLGFLPGDLQDKVDPYLRPLYDALYDFLGAENAKKLLEKGAIEVAPLAYMRGRTLNDSFIILDEAQNCTAEQMKMFLTRLGEGSKIVVTGDLTQTDLPSDKKSGLRNAMSLLKDIEGISMLKLTAKDVVRHHLVQNIIRAYENKKE, encoded by the coding sequence ATGGAAAAGACAAATTTTAATACAGAGGAAATACAGCTAACTATACCACTGGAGGATATGCCAGCTGCACTGTTTGGTGCATATGATGAGAATTTAGAAGAAATTATACGTTTGTCTAAAGTAAACGTTCGCCAGACTAATGATGGGATTTTGCTAGCAGGAAATAAAAAAGATGTTTTAGAGGCAAAAAGCGCTATTGAATATCTTCTTAAAATGGTTAAGAAAAACCACGTCGTTGACATTATGGCGATAAGGTACGCTTTCTCAATGGACAAGGATGAAAAGGCCTCCGATGATTTAGGTGAGATGATTACAGATGTTTTGGCAGTTACGTACCGCGGGCGTAAAGTAAGGGCCAAAACGCTTGGGCAAAGGAAGTACGTAACTTCTATACGTAAAAATATAGTAACATTTGCAGAAGGGCCTGCCGGTACGGGGAAGACATACCTGGCAGTGGCGGCTGCTGTTGTCGCTATCAAGAAGAAAGAGGTAGAGAGGATAGTCTTAACCCGCCCTGCAGTTGAAGCAGGAGAGAAGTTAGGGTTTTTGCCAGGCGATTTGCAGGACAAGGTAGACCCGTATTTAAGGCCTTTATACGATGCGCTTTATGATTTTTTAGGCGCTGAAAATGCAAAGAAACTTTTGGAAAAAGGCGCTATTGAGGTTGCCCCTCTAGCTTATATGAGAGGAAGAACACTAAACGATTCCTTTATAATATTAGATGAAGCACAAAATTGCACAGCTGAGCAGATGAAAATGTTTTTAACAAGGCTTGGCGAAGGGTCTAAGATAGTTGTTACCGGGGATTTGACGCAGACAGATCTGCCAAGCGATAAAAAAAGCGGGCTTAGAAATGCTATGTCTTTATTAAAAGACATAGAAGGCATAAGTATGTTAAAATTAACAGCAAAAGACGTTGTAAGACATCACTTGGTTCAAAATATCATACGTGCGTATGAAAATAAGAAAGAGTAA
- a CDS encoding histidine triad nucleotide-binding protein: MSDCIFCKIIKGEIPSKKVYEDDKVYAFYDIDAKAPVHVLIVPKVHIPSVNELNENNVSVLPYVMLAAKKIAKDLNVDKGGYRIVINTGKDAGQTVPHIHFHMLGGRDLAWPPG; encoded by the coding sequence ATGTCTGATTGTATCTTTTGCAAAATAATAAAAGGTGAAATACCAAGCAAGAAAGTATACGAGGACGATAAAGTATACGCATTTTATGATATAGACGCAAAAGCGCCAGTGCATGTACTTATAGTCCCAAAAGTGCATATACCTTCTGTAAACGAACTAAATGAAAACAATGTATCCGTACTGCCCTATGTAATGCTTGCCGCTAAGAAAATAGCTAAAGACTTAAATGTCGATAAAGGCGGATACCGCATAGTCATAAACACCGGGAAAGATGCCGGGCAGACTGTGCCGCATATCCACTTCCATATGCTCGGAGGGCGGGACTTAGCTTGGCCTCCAGGCTAA
- a CDS encoding RsmE family RNA methyltransferase: MHRFFAKIEDGNVVFSPEEAAHMKVLRIKNGELIAALTDEGEYTLLVRDIIAGDFSILEKKEVKGVTVAVTLYQAYPKSDKMEDILKHGVELGVKHFRPFISKRCVKRPEDNLERLNKVLKGAVKQCGRGDMPDIAHIMSINEVADSIKKHDLAFVCYEGEKTASIKNILKEHAFARDIGIIIGPEGGFEEAEIKLFCENGARCVTLGKRILRTQTASLAAICAIMYEKGEMG; encoded by the coding sequence ATGCATAGGTTTTTTGCAAAGATAGAAGATGGAAACGTAGTTTTTTCACCTGAAGAAGCTGCGCATATGAAAGTCTTAAGGATAAAAAATGGAGAACTAATCGCCGCATTAACGGATGAAGGGGAGTATACTCTTTTAGTCCGCGATATTATTGCCGGCGATTTTTCTATACTTGAGAAAAAGGAAGTTAAGGGTGTAACAGTAGCTGTTACCCTTTATCAGGCTTATCCAAAATCGGATAAGATGGAAGACATACTAAAGCATGGAGTTGAGCTTGGCGTTAAACATTTTCGCCCGTTTATATCAAAACGCTGTGTAAAACGCCCGGAAGATAATTTGGAGAGACTAAATAAAGTCTTAAAAGGTGCGGTTAAGCAGTGCGGCAGAGGTGATATGCCGGACATTGCGCACATTATGAGTATTAATGAAGTAGCGGATTCAATTAAAAAACATGATTTAGCTTTTGTCTGCTATGAGGGAGAGAAAACAGCCTCTATAAAGAACATATTAAAGGAACACGCTTTTGCACGGGATATAGGCATAATAATTGGCCCGGAAGGCGGTTTTGAAGAGGCGGAGATAAAGTTATTTTGCGAAAACGGCGCTCGCTGCGTTACTCTTGGGAAAAGGATTTTAAGGACGCAGACAGCTTCTCTTGCTGCCATTTGCGCTATTATGTATGAAAAGGGAGAAATGGGATGA
- a CDS encoding sporulation protein YqfD: MNLSELIYNVIGCVHVNIIGLSLEKVLNAALEAGITLKNVKRKKYTVIEASVPSYHIKRLLKLSEEKKFEVEVISKKGVVYAARRRKKRVFLVAFLMLFVIAVLYLSGFIWEIDINGLETVRSDTIWEQVNAMGIKKGTKKADIDLDKLENQLIIQNDEIAYAGAEFEGVKLVITLKENIMPPDLREKAVSNIISTKDALIDEIKVYSGRAEVEVGQTVKKGDTLISGLIVEENKPVLKFASNAVVMGRVFYVGSAKVPLKEEKRVPTGNVVKQKFLTLGNLVSKVEFDNSFENYDITYENIAVLGENTALPVKIMMATFTEVEVQSIIKDMEEVEGEASEDAYMEAAKQVPADAEYIKSNFYFEIKDDYLICECYIETRENLVEYKYLE; the protein is encoded by the coding sequence ATGAATTTATCGGAACTAATTTATAACGTCATTGGGTGCGTACATGTCAATATAATCGGTTTATCACTTGAAAAAGTGTTAAATGCCGCACTTGAAGCGGGAATCACATTAAAAAACGTCAAGCGCAAAAAGTATACGGTCATAGAGGCTTCCGTACCTTCATATCACATAAAGCGGCTTTTAAAACTTTCCGAAGAAAAGAAATTTGAAGTTGAAGTGATTTCTAAAAAAGGCGTGGTATATGCAGCGCGCCGCCGTAAAAAGCGCGTTTTTTTAGTTGCTTTTTTAATGTTGTTTGTAATCGCGGTCCTTTATTTATCCGGGTTTATTTGGGAGATAGATATAAACGGGCTTGAAACAGTCAGGTCGGATACTATCTGGGAACAGGTAAATGCTATGGGCATAAAGAAAGGCACGAAAAAAGCAGATATAGACTTAGACAAATTAGAAAACCAACTTATAATCCAAAATGATGAGATAGCATATGCCGGTGCAGAGTTTGAGGGAGTTAAGCTAGTTATAACGCTTAAAGAAAACATAATGCCGCCGGATCTTAGGGAAAAGGCTGTCAGCAATATAATATCGACTAAGGATGCGCTTATCGATGAAATAAAGGTGTACTCTGGCAGGGCAGAAGTTGAGGTCGGCCAGACTGTAAAAAAAGGGGATACGCTTATAAGCGGGCTTATAGTAGAAGAAAATAAGCCGGTGTTAAAGTTCGCATCTAATGCGGTTGTCATGGGAAGAGTATTTTATGTCGGAAGCGCAAAGGTCCCGTTAAAAGAAGAGAAAAGGGTACCGACAGGGAATGTAGTTAAGCAAAAATTTTTGACATTAGGTAATTTAGTGAGCAAGGTAGAATTTGACAATTCTTTTGAAAACTATGATATTACTTATGAAAATATCGCTGTACTTGGAGAAAATACAGCATTACCTGTAAAAATAATGATGGCAACGTTTACAGAAGTTGAAGTTCAAAGTATAATTAAGGATATGGAAGAAGTAGAAGGCGAAGCATCTGAGGATGCATATATGGAGGCGGCTAAGCAAGTGCCTGCTGATGCAGAATATATAAAGAGTAACTTTTACTTTGAAATAAAAGATGATTATTTGATTTGTGAATGTTATATTGAAACCAGGGAGAACCTAGTTGAATATAAATATCTTGAATAG
- the dnaJ gene encoding molecular chaperone DnaJ has protein sequence MAKKDYYEVLGVSKSATQEEIKKAYRQLAKKYHPDTNKGNSEAEAKFKEANEAYQVLSDEQKKSQYDQFGHAAFDPNAGYGGGGGFDTSGFSGGFNTSGFGDIFESFFGGFNGDSGFGSSKRRGPARGADLRYNMTISFEDAYFGASKNIEITKDETCGTCKGSGAEPGSNKKTCERCGGTGQIRQQSSTPFGNFVNVTTCPVCHGEGSIIEKPCKTCHGKGTVNKAKKISVKIPEGIDTGQALTLSGEGEPGKSGGPAGDLYIYITVRPHRYLKREGANLYLDVPIPFTLAALGGDIEVPTMTGKIKYHVPEGTQTGTIFRMKGKGMKHLRTSKYGDLYVKVNVEVPKKLSNEQKQILERFGSTGQEKSFFEKVKDSFGGR, from the coding sequence TTGGCGAAAAAAGATTACTATGAGGTTCTTGGCGTAAGCAAGAGCGCTACCCAAGAAGAAATAAAAAAAGCATATAGACAACTTGCAAAGAAGTATCATCCGGATACCAACAAGGGTAATTCTGAGGCGGAAGCTAAGTTTAAAGAAGCCAACGAAGCCTACCAGGTGTTAAGCGACGAACAGAAAAAGAGCCAATATGACCAATTCGGCCATGCGGCATTTGACCCAAATGCCGGTTATGGCGGAGGCGGAGGTTTTGATACGAGCGGATTTAGCGGCGGGTTTAATACCAGCGGCTTTGGCGATATATTCGAATCTTTTTTCGGCGGGTTTAACGGAGACAGCGGGTTTGGCAGCTCCAAAAGGCGCGGGCCTGCAAGAGGTGCGGACTTAAGGTATAACATGACTATATCCTTTGAAGATGCGTATTTTGGTGCGAGTAAAAATATAGAGATAACAAAAGATGAGACCTGCGGAACTTGCAAAGGCTCCGGTGCTGAACCGGGCAGCAATAAAAAGACCTGCGAACGCTGTGGCGGAACAGGACAGATCCGCCAGCAAAGCAGTACGCCTTTTGGCAATTTCGTAAATGTGACTACATGTCCTGTATGCCACGGAGAAGGATCTATAATAGAAAAACCGTGTAAGACCTGCCATGGGAAAGGAACAGTCAATAAGGCTAAAAAAATATCGGTAAAAATACCGGAAGGCATAGATACAGGTCAGGCATTAACTCTTTCAGGAGAAGGAGAACCAGGCAAAAGCGGAGGGCCGGCAGGAGACCTTTATATCTATATAACAGTCCGCCCGCACAGGTATTTAAAGAGGGAAGGCGCAAACCTTTATTTAGACGTTCCCATACCATTTACGCTTGCGGCTCTTGGAGGAGATATCGAAGTGCCGACGATGACAGGCAAAATAAAATACCACGTACCGGAAGGGACACAGACAGGAACAATATTCAGGATGAAAGGCAAAGGCATGAAGCATCTGCGTACCAGTAAGTATGGAGATTTATACGTAAAGGTCAACGTAGAGGTGCCAAAGAAACTTTCAAATGAGCAAAAGCAGATCTTAGAAAGATTTGGGTCTACCGGACAAGAAAAGAGCTTTTTTGAAAAGGTAAAGGATTCTTTTGGAGGAAGGTAA
- a CDS encoding YabP/YqfC family sporulation protein: MGNVKKDKKREKKHKNILELSEEVVYKSVRMVSLDDNKILIENHSGIKEYTEKSIRIDSKNISILISGEKLTLENLQRDDIAINGEIKSIVFDKKVGV, from the coding sequence GTGGGTAACGTTAAAAAGGACAAAAAGAGGGAAAAAAAGCATAAAAACATATTGGAACTTTCAGAGGAAGTGGTATATAAAAGCGTAAGGATGGTTTCGCTAGACGATAATAAGATCTTAATAGAAAACCATAGTGGGATAAAGGAATATACTGAAAAAAGTATCAGGATAGACAGCAAAAATATAAGCATTTTAATAAGCGGCGAAAAACTGACGCTGGAAAATTTGCAAAGGGACGATATAGCAATTAACGGGGAAATAAAAAGTATTGTTTTTGATAAAAAGGTAGGGGTATGA